The Pseudodesulfovibrio senegalensis genome contains the following window.
CGCCGCCATCACCGAAATCAACGCCCAGTGGTCCGTGCTGCACGGCAAGGCCTGGGACGAGAGCGACGTGGTGGGCCGCGAGTACTTCAAGGCCAAGGGCGGGGAGATCATCCCCCTGAGCGCGGCCGAAGGCGAAAGGTGGAAGGCTGCGGCCGCACCCATGCTCGATGAATACGTGAACGACGCGGACGCCAAGGGCCTGCCCGGCAGGGAAGTGCTGGAATTTACCCAGAAGTCGCTCGAGGCGGACCACTAGGAATCTGAATTCGAATACGCGCGCGGTCTTTGCGGGCCGCGCGTTTTTTTACGGGACAGACGCATGGAAAATCAGAATCCGGGACTGCTCGGGCGCTTGGAGTCGGTCATGAAGGTGGTTGCGGCCGCCTGTCTGATGGCCATGGCGCTCGTCACGGGCGTGGATGTGGCCGGGCGCGCCCTGCTCAATACACCCCTGTTCGGCACCGAGGAAATCGTGACCATTCTGGCCGTGTTCGTGGCCGGGCTGGCCTTGCCCTATACCCATTCGCAGGGCAGCCACATCGGTGTGGAAATCCTGTATGCCCGCATGGGCAGCCGGATGCGCGCCGTGTTCGACGTGCTGACCAATTCGTTGGCGGGCGGACTTTTCCTGCTGGTGGCGTGGCGCATGGTGCTGTACGGCAACAGCCTGCGCCGTTCGGGTGAGGTATCCATGAACCTTGAGCTGCCCACCTACATGGTGGTCTATGCGCTGGGATTCTGCTTTCTGGTCTTTGCGCTCTGCCTGCTGGCCGGGGCCGCCAAACCCCTGACGCGCGGAGGCCGCTCATGAACCTGATGGACCCGACCACCATGGGCCTTGTGGGCGTGGGTGTGATGCTGCTTTTGTTCATGACCCGCATGCCCGTCGCTTACGTCATGACCCTTGTGGGCTTCGTGGGTTTTTCCTGCCTCATCTCCCTGAAAGGCGGCATGAACCTGCTTTCGCGCAGTATCTACGACGCGTTTTCCTCCTACAGCCTCGCCACCATCCCCCTGTTCATCCTCATGGGGCAGCTGGCCTTCAACAGCGGCATCAGCCGCAGGCTGTACGATGCGGCCTATTGTTTCTTCGGCCATGTGCGCGGCGGGTTGGCCATGGCCACGGTCACGGCCTGCACCGCGTTCGGCGCGGTGTGCGGGTCCAGCCCGGCAACGGCCGCCACCATGACCACCGTGGGCCTGCCCGAGATGAAGCGCTACGGTTACGCGGATTCGCTGGCCACCGGAGCCATCGCCTCGGGCGGCAGCATGGGCATGATCATGCCGCCCAGCGTGGTGCTGATCATCTACGGCGTGCTCACCGAGCAGTCCATCGGCGCATTGTTCGTGGCCGGAATCCTGCCCGCACTGCTCATGACCCTGCTTTTCGTGGGCGCCATCGCCATGCAGTGCGCCCTGAACCCGAAGCTCGGCCCGGCTGGGGAGCGCACGCCTCTGGCCGCGCGTTTCAAGTCCCTGATGGGTCTTGCGGACACCCTGCTCATCTTCCTGCTGGTCATCGGCGGCATGTTCTTCGGCTGGTTCACGCCCAACGAGGCCGCCAGCATCGGCGTGCTGGGGGTGCTGGCCATTTCGCTGGTCAAGCGCCAGCTCACGTGGCGGGCGTTCGTCAATTCACTGTACGAGACCCTGCGCACCTCCTGCATGGTGCTGTTCCTTGTGGCGGGCGCGGGCGTGTTCGGCAAGTTCCTGGCCGTGACCCGCATCCCGTTCAACGTGGCCACCTGGGTCTCCGCCTTTGACCTGCCGCCCTTTGCCATCATGGCCATGATTGTCGGCATCTTCTTCATCGGCGGCTGTTTCATGGACGCGCTGGCCCTGATCATGCTGACCATCCCGGTCTTTTTTCCGGTGGTCACCAACCTCGGGTACGATCCGATCTGGTTCGGCATCATCATCGTGCTGGTCACGCAGATCGGGGTCATCACTCCGCCTGTGGGTATCAACGTCTATGTGGTCTACGGCATGTCGCGCAAGATTGCGCCTTCGGTTTCGCTGGAGGCCATTTTCCGTGGCGTGATGCCGTTTCTGGCCGCCATCGTGTTCGGAATCGCGCTGTTGTTCGTGTTTCCGGAAATCGTCATGGTTCTGCCGAACATCATGTACTGACCGCAGCCATTCCCGACCGTTTTGCCGTTTCAGCAGCCGCCGCACGGATCGTGATTCCGTGCGGCGGCTGCTTGCGTCCTCATGCCGGACGTTATAAGGGATTTGATATATAAGAACGCCAATTCACGCGATTGCGGCGGGGCCGGATCGTCCGCTCCCGCCTGTCGTGAACCCTGAACAAGGCAGGTTCCCATGAGTCCGCAACGACTGTACAAATCCATCTACGATATCGCCAGAACCATCAACTCCAGCCTTGAGCCTTCCAAGGTGCTGGCCGCCATTGCCGAGCAGGTCACCCGCGCCATGAATGCCAAGGGCTGCTTCATCCGCTTGCTGGATGCGCGCGGCGAAATGCTGCTGCCCGGTGCGTATCACGGCCTGAGCGACCGCTACGCCGAGAAAGGCCCGGTGCAGGTGGAAAAGAGCCGCCTTGATCAGGAGGTGCTTGAGGGCAAAATCGTGACCATTGCCGACGTGCGCACGGACGACCGTTTCCAGTACCCGGCCGAGGCCGAGGCCGAGGGGCTTGTTTCCCTTGTCGTCGTGCCCCTGACCGTGGGCGGCGAGCGGGTGGTGGGCGTGTTGCGCGTGTATTCGGACGCGGCGCGCGAGTTCGATTCCGAAGAGCTGGATTTTCTTTCCTGCATTGCCGACCTTTCGGGGTTGGCTCTGGAAAACGCACGCATGTACAAGGCGTTGAAGCGGGCCAGCGAGCTGGCCAACGAGTTCAACTACCGCGTTTTCGAGGATTGATGCGAACGTCACGACAATCGGGCGCGGCCGCATGGTCCGCCGGGAGGATAGCATGAGCAAGATCAGAGTAGGCATCAACGGATTCGGCCGCATCGGCCGTCAGGTGCTCAAGACCATATGGGAATACCATCGCGACACCATGGAAGTGGTGGCCGTGAACGACCTTTTCGACATAGAGACCAACGCGCATCTTCTGGCCCACGACACCAACTACGGCAGCCTGCCCGTGGACATCGCCGTGGACGGCGATACCATCCGGGTTGGCGATGACTTCAAAGTCACAAGTTTTGCCGAGCGCGATCCGCGCATGATCCCGTGGGGCAGACTCAAGGTGGACGTGGTCGTGGAATCCACGGGCATTTTCCGCACCGGACCCACCGCGGCCCAGCACATCGAGGCCGGGGCGCGCAAGGTGGTCATTTCCGCGCCCGCCAAGGAAGAGGACATCACCCTTGTCATGGGCGTGAACCACACGGACTATGACCCGGCCAAACACCATGTCATTTCCAATGCCTCCTGCACCACCAATTGTCTTGCCCCGGTGGTCAAGGTCATGCACGAGGCCTTCGGCATCAGCAAGGGCGTCATGACCACGGTGCACGCCTACACCAACGACCAGCGCATTCTGGACATGCCGCACAAGGACCTGCGCCGTGCGCGCGCCGCGGCCTGCAACATGATCCCAACCTCCACAGGCGCGGCCAAGGCCGTGGCACTGGTCATCCCGGAGATGCAGGGGCGGTTCGAGGGCTATTCCGTGCGCGTGCCCACGCCCACGGTCTCCCTTGTGGATTTCGTGGCCGTGCTGGAAAAGGATACTACCACCGAGGAGCTCAAGGCGCGGCTCAAGGCCGCCTCGCAAAACGAGCTTGCGGGCATTCTCGGTTATTCCGAGCAGGCGCTCGTGTCCACGGATTTCGTGGGCAATCCCCATTCCGGCATCGTGGAGGCCGACTTCACCGTGGTGCAGAGCGGCAATCTCGCCAAGGTCTATGCATGGTACGACAACGAGTGGGGCTATTCCTGCCGCGTGGCCGACCTCATCGACTACATGGGCCAAAAGGGGATTTAGGTAACGTTGCTTTTTTTGGGGAGAACCCTTTTGAAAAAGCCCCCCTCCCCAAATCCCATCCCGCAAAATTTTTTGGCGAGCGGCCCGGTTTGTCTTGCAAACCGGGCCGCTGGGTTGTTGTGGGGAAACGAAAAACTGTCTTTGCTGAATTACTCACCCGCCGTTGCATCCGCAGGATGCAACGGTAGAAAAGGGTCAAGGGACGTGTCCCTTGCGGGTGCAGGGCAGCGCTCAGCTTCTCCCAAGGAAATCATTTCATGGCCTGGATTTTTCGTGCGTTTCGTATGGACGTGAGCGTGTCGCGGTAGGGTGCGTCCTTGCCTTTCGGAGCAAGTCCCACGGCTTCCTGAGCCAGCTGTTCGGCCCTGTCCAGCCTGCGTTTGCGCGTGTAATAGAGCCAGGCGAGGTTGTTGCGTGGCCTCGGGTCGTCGGGCATGTGCTTGATGGCTTTTTCATAGCGTTTTTCCGCGCGGAGCCATTTTTCCATGGCAAAGGCCACGTTGCCCAGATACAGCCACGCCTCGGGCAGGTCCTTGGCCTGTTCGTATTGCTCCTGTGCCAGTTGCAGCTCGCCCTTTTGTTCATAGCTCACGCCCAATTGCAGGTGCTCTTCGGGCGAGAGAGCGTCATCGTGCAGGGTTATTTTGGGCATGGCGCAGCCGCCAAGCCCCATGAGCACGATCAGGGCGAGGCAGGGCAGGGCCGCGCGCAGCCTGTATTGAGTGCTTTTTCCTTTCATTATCGTTCCTTGGGCGTCACGGTCAGCATCCAGTAGCCGGTTTCCTGCCACTGGCCGAGAAATTCCTTCCACGCAATGCGTTTGGCGCGCTCGTGGCCGGAGTGCACGATCACTTCCGTGGGCGTGTAGCCGATGACCACCATGTAATGCAGCTTGCGCACCATGGGCAGACCCTGATCCACCATGACCACCATGGGGTGGCCCTGATTCACGGCGTTGATGACCGCCTGCGGCGAACCCTTGCCGAACATGGAATTGAATCCGCGGTGGCGCGGGTACAGGATCATGTCCAGGTTCACGGCCCCGCGGATGTCCTTGCGGAACACGTCGCGGGCGATCGCTTCCGGCGTGACGCGGTCCCCGGCATGGTTCAGCACCATGGCCAGCGCAGCCGGGCCGCATTGGTATTGCTCCTGCACCAGAAAGGGCACGTCCCGAATCATGGCGCTGCCCATGTTCTTGGGCAGGGGCGGCAGGTTTGTTCTGGCGGCGCAGCCGCAGAGCACGCACAGGACAAGAACCGTTGCAAGCCCCATGGCGAACAGCCTTCCGGGCAGGGCGGGGCAGCATGACGGGGGGGGCATGAATGGTTGCCGGACCGCACGCGCGGCCCGGTTTTTTTTCGAGGCAGTCATCAGGATATGGTCACCCGCGTGTCCGTGAAGTGGAATATGAGCGCCACAAGCGCCACGATCACCAGCAGGCCGATGACCAGTCCCACGCCGTCACCGGCGACGTCGATATCCTTGATGCTGGAGGCCACCCGGTGCAGCTCCTCGTCCGAGAGCGCGCTCATGCGGGTTTTGATCTCTTCCTGCGAGTAGCCCAGTTCGGAGAGCCGCTTGGTGACCATCCTGTTTTCCAGCACCTGCTGCACGGTTTCCATGTTCTGGCCCCG
Protein-coding sequences here:
- a CDS encoding TRAP transporter small permease, which gives rise to MENQNPGLLGRLESVMKVVAAACLMAMALVTGVDVAGRALLNTPLFGTEEIVTILAVFVAGLALPYTHSQGSHIGVEILYARMGSRMRAVFDVLTNSLAGGLFLLVAWRMVLYGNSLRRSGEVSMNLELPTYMVVYALGFCFLVFALCLLAGAAKPLTRGGRS
- a CDS encoding TRAP transporter large permease, coding for MDPTTMGLVGVGVMLLLFMTRMPVAYVMTLVGFVGFSCLISLKGGMNLLSRSIYDAFSSYSLATIPLFILMGQLAFNSGISRRLYDAAYCFFGHVRGGLAMATVTACTAFGAVCGSSPATAATMTTVGLPEMKRYGYADSLATGAIASGGSMGMIMPPSVVLIIYGVLTEQSIGALFVAGILPALLMTLLFVGAIAMQCALNPKLGPAGERTPLAARFKSLMGLADTLLIFLLVIGGMFFGWFTPNEAASIGVLGVLAISLVKRQLTWRAFVNSLYETLRTSCMVLFLVAGAGVFGKFLAVTRIPFNVATWVSAFDLPPFAIMAMIVGIFFIGGCFMDALALIMLTIPVFFPVVTNLGYDPIWFGIIIVLVTQIGVITPPVGINVYVVYGMSRKIAPSVSLEAIFRGVMPFLAAIVFGIALLFVFPEIVMVLPNIMY
- a CDS encoding GAF domain-containing protein, whose amino-acid sequence is MSPQRLYKSIYDIARTINSSLEPSKVLAAIAEQVTRAMNAKGCFIRLLDARGEMLLPGAYHGLSDRYAEKGPVQVEKSRLDQEVLEGKIVTIADVRTDDRFQYPAEAEAEGLVSLVVVPLTVGGERVVGVLRVYSDAAREFDSEELDFLSCIADLSGLALENARMYKALKRASELANEFNYRVFED
- the gap gene encoding type I glyceraldehyde-3-phosphate dehydrogenase, with product MSKIRVGINGFGRIGRQVLKTIWEYHRDTMEVVAVNDLFDIETNAHLLAHDTNYGSLPVDIAVDGDTIRVGDDFKVTSFAERDPRMIPWGRLKVDVVVESTGIFRTGPTAAQHIEAGARKVVISAPAKEEDITLVMGVNHTDYDPAKHHVISNASCTTNCLAPVVKVMHEAFGISKGVMTTVHAYTNDQRILDMPHKDLRRARAAACNMIPTSTGAAKAVALVIPEMQGRFEGYSVRVPTPTVSLVDFVAVLEKDTTTEELKARLKAASQNELAGILGYSEQALVSTDFVGNPHSGIVEADFTVVQSGNLAKVYAWYDNEWGYSCRVADLIDYMGQKGI
- a CDS encoding tetratricopeptide repeat protein, which translates into the protein MKGKSTQYRLRAALPCLALIVLMGLGGCAMPKITLHDDALSPEEHLQLGVSYEQKGELQLAQEQYEQAKDLPEAWLYLGNVAFAMEKWLRAEKRYEKAIKHMPDDPRPRNNLAWLYYTRKRRLDRAEQLAQEAVGLAPKGKDAPYRDTLTSIRNARKIQAMK
- a CDS encoding C39 family peptidase, producing the protein MPPPSCCPALPGRLFAMGLATVLVLCVLCGCAARTNLPPLPKNMGSAMIRDVPFLVQEQYQCGPAALAMVLNHAGDRVTPEAIARDVFRKDIRGAVNLDMILYPRHRGFNSMFGKGSPQAVINAVNQGHPMVVMVDQGLPMVRKLHYMVVIGYTPTEVIVHSGHERAKRIAWKEFLGQWQETGYWMLTVTPKER
- a CDS encoding PA2779 family protein; amino-acid sequence: MTQCIDTRLFRITAILLLAVMTIAGFAPRAEAGFIPSADAYAQERGQNMETVQQVLENRMVTKRLSELGYSQEEIKTRMSALSDEELHRVASSIKDIDVAGDGVGLVIGLLVIVALVALIFHFTDTRVTIS